One Kitasatospora sp. MAP12-44 DNA segment encodes these proteins:
- a CDS encoding ROK family protein encodes MRRQNLAVVLGTIAGQGPLARLSRADVAGLTGLTRAAVSSLVDELIGRGALTEAETAPSGRVGRPGRALAVSDRGPAGLGLEVGVTHLGACVVDLRGEPRVWRRVERASAGRPVGEVLAEVAALGAEAQAEAAGLGLRVEGRVLAVPGVVPSAEPGLVEHAPNLGWHAVRPADHWPDPDTVPEPENEANLGALAEYWQGEHGAETFVHVSAEAGIGAALIVDGQLFRGARGFAGELGHIPVHPDGLPCPCGSRGCLEQYAGEAAVLREAGLAGAEDPVALLAERAGAGDPAALRALDRAGRALGLALASAVNLIDPDGLVLGGAYAELADWLLPAVRAELAARVTVRPWPPGALRPSTLGRRGALLGAALLTTRQLIADPTRLPLA; translated from the coding sequence ATGCGCCGGCAGAACCTCGCGGTGGTGCTCGGCACGATCGCCGGGCAGGGCCCGCTCGCCCGGCTCTCCCGGGCGGACGTCGCCGGCCTCACCGGGCTGACCAGGGCGGCCGTCTCCTCGCTGGTCGACGAGCTGATCGGCCGCGGCGCGCTGACCGAGGCGGAGACCGCGCCGAGCGGCCGGGTCGGTCGGCCCGGCCGGGCGCTGGCCGTGAGCGACCGGGGACCGGCGGGTCTCGGACTGGAGGTCGGCGTCACGCACCTGGGCGCTTGCGTCGTGGACCTGCGCGGCGAGCCCCGGGTGTGGCGGCGGGTGGAGCGGGCCAGCGCCGGCCGGCCGGTCGGGGAGGTGCTGGCGGAGGTCGCCGCGCTGGGCGCCGAGGCGCAGGCCGAGGCGGCCGGGCTCGGACTGCGCGTCGAGGGCCGGGTGCTGGCCGTGCCCGGGGTGGTGCCGAGCGCGGAGCCGGGCCTGGTCGAGCACGCCCCCAACCTTGGCTGGCACGCCGTCCGACCTGCCGACCACTGGCCCGACCCGGACACCGTGCCCGAGCCGGAGAACGAGGCCAACCTCGGTGCGCTGGCCGAGTACTGGCAAGGCGAGCACGGCGCCGAGACCTTCGTGCACGTCTCCGCCGAGGCCGGGATCGGCGCCGCGCTGATCGTCGACGGGCAGCTGTTCCGCGGCGCCCGCGGCTTCGCCGGCGAACTCGGGCACATCCCCGTCCACCCGGACGGCCTGCCCTGCCCCTGCGGTTCGCGCGGGTGCCTGGAGCAGTACGCGGGCGAGGCGGCCGTGCTGCGCGAGGCCGGGCTTGCCGGGGCGGAGGACCCGGTCGCCCTACTGGCCGAGCGGGCGGGCGCGGGGGACCCGGCGGCGCTGCGCGCGCTGGACCGGGCGGGCCGTGCCCTGGGTCTGGCCCTCGCCTCCGCGGTGAACCTGATCGACCCGGACGGGCTCGTGCTGGGCGGCGCCTATGCCGAGCTCGCCGACTGGCTGCTGCCGGCGGTCCGCGCGGAGCTGGCCGCCCGGGTCACGGTCCGGCCCTGGCCGCCCGGAGCCCTGCGCCCCTCGACGCTGGGGCGGCGCGGCGCGCTGCTCGGCGCGGCCCTGCTGACGACCCGTCAGCTGATCGCCGACCCGACCCGGCTGCCCCTGGCCTGA
- a CDS encoding FadR/GntR family transcriptional regulator, protein MAVTDEAIEKIKAMILSGLLKPGDRLPKEPDLAAQLGLSRNSLREAVKALSLLNVLDVRQGDGTYVTSLEPSLLLEALTFILDLHQDESVVELFQVRAVLESAASGLAAQWATEEQLAELAGLLDSLGADPTVEELVANDLEFHRLIARAGGNAVLASLLDSLAHRTARARIWRGVTQEQAVERTMAEHRGLLDALVAHDVEAAKARAAVHVGGVVEWLRKAL, encoded by the coding sequence GTGGCCGTGACGGACGAGGCGATCGAGAAGATCAAGGCGATGATCCTCTCCGGCCTGCTCAAGCCCGGCGACCGGCTGCCCAAGGAGCCCGACCTGGCGGCGCAGCTGGGGCTCTCGCGCAACTCGCTGCGGGAGGCGGTGAAGGCCCTGTCGCTGCTCAACGTGCTCGACGTGCGGCAGGGCGACGGCACCTACGTGACCAGCCTGGAGCCCTCGCTGCTGCTGGAGGCGCTCACCTTCATCCTGGACCTGCACCAGGACGAGTCGGTGGTGGAGCTGTTCCAGGTGCGGGCGGTGCTGGAGTCCGCGGCCTCCGGGCTGGCGGCCCAGTGGGCGACCGAGGAGCAGCTGGCCGAGCTGGCCGGGCTGCTCGACAGCCTTGGGGCGGACCCGACGGTCGAGGAACTGGTCGCCAACGACCTGGAGTTCCACCGCCTGATCGCCCGGGCCGGCGGCAACGCCGTGCTCGCCTCCCTGCTGGACTCGCTGGCGCACCGCACGGCCCGGGCCCGGATCTGGCGGGGCGTCACGCAGGAGCAGGCGGTGGAGCGCACCATGGCCGAGCACCGCGGGCTGCTCGACGCGCTGGTCGCGCACGACGTGGAGGCGGCCAAGGCGCGGGCGGCGGTGCACGTCGGCGGCGTGGTGGAGTGGCTGCGCAAGGCACTCTGA